The Blautia obeum ATCC 29174 region ATACGGCATAACTGATAGATACAGCAATTAGGTAATAGGACGCACCACGGAAGCCAAACAGCTCAAATGCGATCAGGATGGAAGTGATCGGGCAGTTGGTAACGCCACAGAAAAGGGCTGCCATTCCGGCGGCTGCACAGATGGATGGGGAAAGGCCGATCAGGTGTCCCATGATACATCCGAATGTTGCTCCGATGCAGAAGGAAGGAACAATCTCACCGCCACGGAAACCGGCGCGCATGGTCAGGGCAGTGAGTACGAGCTTCCAGAAAAAGTCCAGCGGGCGAGCCTGACCATTCTCGACAGCAAGCTCGATCAGGTTATTTCCGGCACCCATATAATCAGAGGTGCGCAAAAAGAGTGTGATCACAATAATGATGGCACTGGCTGCGACGATACGGATATATGGATTTTTTAAAAATTTCGCATAAAGTTTGCTGACACCCTGAAGTGCCATACAGAAAATAATACTGATGGCAGCACAGGCAATGGCAACAAGAACCATCTTGAGTCCTGTTTCGATGGTAAGTTCCGGGATATTGACTACATGAAAAGATTCCGGATTGATGCCAAAGCCGGCCGCAAACTTTGAGGCAATAATGGATGCGATCACACATGGAACCAGTGCGGCATAATACATAATGCCAACGCTCACGACCTCCATAGAAAAGACTGCCGCTGCCATCGGTGTTCCGAAAACTGCGGAGAAAGCAGCACTCATACCGCACATGACCATGACATGACGGTCTTCTTCATCGAGGTGAAACCAGCTTCCAAGCTGATTGCCGATGCTTCCGCCGAGCTGAATTGCAGCACCTTCACGACCGGCAGATCCACCGGCAAAGTGAGTCAGGATCGTAGAAACGAAAATCAGCGGAGCAGAACG contains the following coding sequences:
- a CDS encoding chloride channel protein; translated protein: MNNTQDKKKPEEIHNLHYYIDHIRYDMTNLIKWLVLAVLTGLSVGFISSLFARVLKFVTNYRTEHFWVFFLLPVSGLIIVFLYQKFGQEDGGTNQVLSTIRSQDDVPFRSAPLIFVSTILTHFAGGSAGREGAAIQLGGSIGNQLGSWFHLDEEDRHVMVMCGMSAAFSAVFGTPMAAAVFSMEVVSVGIMYYAALVPCVIASIIASKFAAGFGINPESFHVVNIPELTIETGLKMVLVAIACAAISIIFCMALQGVSKLYAKFLKNPYIRIVAASAIIIVITLFLRTSDYMGAGNNLIELAVENGQARPLDFFWKLVLTALTMRAGFRGGEIVPSFCIGATFGCIMGHLIGLSPSICAAAGMAALFCGVTNCPITSILIAFELFGFRGASYYLIAVSISYAVSGYYGLYKDQTIVYSKYKAKYINRHTRF